From the Salinimicrobium tongyeongense genome, one window contains:
- a CDS encoding ferritin-like domain-containing protein — translation MATTKELASKLNELLEKNYDSEKGFQKAAEDVKNPRLKDFFEAKAKERYDFGHELKTEIKNLGESPDKGTSMSGKAHHAWMDLKAAFSADKEEEILEEVVRGEKVAVEDYNKIIKEDGFAPSTANLLIKQRNAIERTFKQVKDLEEAFD, via the coding sequence ATGGCCACAACCAAAGAACTTGCGTCAAAACTAAATGAACTGCTGGAAAAAAATTATGATTCTGAAAAAGGCTTTCAAAAAGCAGCAGAAGATGTTAAAAACCCACGGCTGAAAGATTTTTTTGAAGCCAAGGCAAAAGAGCGTTATGATTTTGGGCATGAACTAAAAACCGAAATCAAGAACCTGGGGGAATCTCCCGATAAAGGAACAAGTATGAGCGGTAAGGCCCACCACGCCTGGATGGATTTAAAAGCTGCTTTTAGTGCAGATAAGGAAGAAGAAATCCTGGAAGAAGTGGTTAGGGGTGAAAAAGTGGCTGTAGAAGATTACAATAAGATCATCAAAGAAGACGGCTTTGCGCCTTCTACGGCAAACCTCCTCATTAAACAGCGCAATGCCATAGAGCGGACATTTAAACAGGTGAAAGACCTGGAGGAAGCTTTTGATTAG
- a CDS encoding 30S ribosomal protein S16: MPVKIRLQRHGKKGKPFFWIVAADSRAKRDGKFLEKLGIYNPTTNPATIDIDVDSSVKWLQNGAQPTDTARAILSYKGVLLKNHLAGGVRKGALTEEQAEEKFNAWVSEKEGKVEAKKENLSKEQEAAKAKALEAEKEVNAKREAEAAAAAQPEVEENAEDQEAAAANEVDDATAAEANAEEKQDQAGS, translated from the coding sequence ATGCCTGTAAAGATTAGATTACAAAGACACGGTAAAAAAGGAAAGCCTTTTTTCTGGATCGTTGCTGCGGATTCACGCGCAAAAAGAGATGGTAAATTTCTTGAAAAATTAGGAATTTATAATCCAACTACTAACCCTGCTACTATTGACATTGATGTAGACAGCTCTGTAAAATGGTTACAGAATGGTGCACAGCCAACAGATACTGCAAGGGCTATCCTTTCTTACAAAGGAGTACTTCTTAAAAATCACCTTGCCGGTGGTGTAAGAAAAGGTGCTTTGACCGAAGAACAAGCAGAGGAGAAATTCAACGCATGGGTATCGGAAAAAGAAGGCAAAGTTGAAGCTAAAAAAGAGAATTTGAGCAAAGAGCAGGAAGCTGCTAAAGCTAAAGCTCTTGAGGCTGAAAAAGAAGTTAACGCTAAGCGCGAGGCCGAAGCTGCTGCCGCTGCACAACCTGAAGTTGAGGAGAATGCTGAAGACCAGGAAGCTGCTGCTGCAAATGAAGTAGACGATGCTACCGCTGCCGAAGCAAATGCTGAAGAAAAACAGGACCAGGCAGGTTCTTAA
- the rimM gene encoding ribosome maturation factor RimM (Essential for efficient processing of 16S rRNA) has translation MTKEECFYLGRIVSKFSFKGEVLIKLDTDEPESYLEMESVFVEYDNNLVPFFIERSSLQKSNLLRVKFEEVDSEEDAEDLMKCDLYLPLSLLPELDEDQFYFHEVIGFTVEDLNYGVVGTLTGVNDTTSQALFEVEKDGKQILIPMNDEFLQKVDKKNKKIIVETPEGLIDLYL, from the coding sequence ATGACAAAAGAAGAGTGTTTCTATCTTGGCAGAATCGTTAGTAAATTCAGTTTTAAGGGAGAGGTATTGATCAAACTCGATACCGATGAACCCGAAAGTTATTTAGAAATGGAATCAGTTTTTGTCGAATATGACAATAATCTGGTTCCATTTTTTATTGAAAGAAGTTCGCTGCAAAAAAGCAACCTTCTGCGGGTAAAATTTGAAGAAGTAGATTCTGAAGAAGACGCCGAAGATCTAATGAAATGCGACCTCTACTTACCCCTTAGCCTCCTGCCCGAACTCGATGAAGATCAGTTCTACTTTCATGAAGTCATCGGCTTTACCGTAGAAGACCTAAATTACGGAGTGGTTGGCACCCTTACAGGAGTGAACGACACCACCTCACAAGCCCTTTTTGAAGTAGAAAAAGACGGCAAACAGATCCTCATCCCAATGAACGACGAGTTTCTTCAGAAAGTGGATAAGAAGAACAAAAAGATTATCGTTGAGACACCGGAGGGACTTATTGATCTTTATCTTTAG
- a CDS encoding four helix bundle protein, with the protein MKPYNLEERTFEFARQCRLLVSKLSKTISNIEDGKQLIRSSGSVGANYIEANEKLGDKDFSFRLKIARKEAKESAYWLRLLQAANPTLESEIEGIINEAQELRKILSAIINKS; encoded by the coding sequence ATGAAACCTTATAACCTGGAAGAAAGAACTTTTGAATTTGCAAGACAATGCAGGTTATTGGTTTCAAAGCTTTCCAAAACAATTTCAAATATTGAAGACGGAAAGCAACTTATAAGATCGTCGGGATCTGTAGGTGCGAATTACATTGAGGCTAATGAGAAACTGGGGGACAAAGATTTTTCTTTCCGTTTAAAAATTGCCAGAAAGGAAGCTAAAGAATCTGCCTACTGGCTACGCCTGCTACAGGCTGCAAATCCAACTCTTGAATCAGAAATAGAAGGAATCATAAATGAAGCGCAGGAGCTTCGGAAAATATTATCTGCTATAATTAATAAATCATAA